GATTATAGAATATACTCGCCAAGTAAAATCTGAAGATGTTGAAAATAAATTTATTGGTAAAAATTTTGTTTTCGATCACCGAAGAGCAGAACGAATTACCGACGATGTAGTCTCTAACTGCCATCAATGTGGCGGGCCTTGTGATGATCACGTAAATTGTGATAATCAAGCTTGTCACCTTTTATTTATTCAATGTAACTCTTGTTCTGAAAAAATGAATACCTGTTGTTCTAATGAATGCAAGGAAATAGCTGCATTGCCTTTTGAAGAGCAAAAAGAGCTACGTAGAGGCAAAGGGAATAGCAACAAGATTTTTAAAAAAGGAAGATCTGAAGCATTAAAGTTTAAAAAATAAGCACATGCAGAAGATTGAACTAATGGCGCCAGCTGGCAATTTTGAATCATTACAGGCGGCTTTAGATAATGGTTGTGATTCTATATATTTTGGCGTCGAACAATTAAACATGCGAGCGAGAGCAACTGTTAACTTTACTTTGGATGATTTAGACGAAATTTATCATAGATGTAAAGAAAAAAACGTTCGTACTTACTTAACCTTAAATACAATTGTATACGATCATGACTTATCAATTGTAAAAACCTTAATAAAAAAAGCAAAGCAAGCTAATATTACTGCAGTAATAGCAATGGATCAAGCTGTTATTTCTATAGCTCGAGCAGAGGGAGTAGAAGTTCATATTTCTACTCAAATTAACATTACGAATATTGAAACAGCAAAGTTTTATGCAATGTTTGCTGATACAATTGTATTAAGTAGAGAATTAAGCTTGCGTCAAGTAAAAAAGATTACTGAGCAAATCGAAAAAGAAGAAATAAAAGGACCTTCTGGACGGTTATTAGAAGTCGAAATTTTTGGTCACGGTGCTTTATGTATGGCTGTTTCAGGTAAATGTTACATGAGTTTACATTCACATAATTCATCTGCAAATCGTGGTGCTTGTAAACAAAATTGTCGTAAAAAATATACGGTAATCGATCAAGAATCTGGTTTTGAAATGGAATTAGACAATGAGTATATAATGTCTCCTAAAGATTTATGTACTATTAATTTTTTAGATCAACTTGCTAATGCAGGTATTAAAGTTTTAAAAATTGAAGGAAGAGGTCGTGCTCCAGAATATGTCGCTAAAGTAATTAAATGTTATAGAGATGCCATTGACAGTTTAGCTAACGGAACCTACGATAAAGAAAAAGTAATTTCTTGGATGCTAGAACTCGAAAAGGTTTATAATCGTGGTTTTTGGAACGGATATTACTTAGGGCAAAAACTAGGTGAATGGAGTAAAGAACCAGGCTCACATGCTACACAGAAAAAAGTGTACTTAGGTAAAGGTATTCATTATTTTTCTAAGGCAGAAATTGGCGAGTTTAAAATTGAAGCGTACGACTTAACTATTGGTGATACTATTTTAATTACAGGCCCAACAACAGGAGCTAAAGAAATGGAGCTAAAAAGTATGTTTGTAAACGACAAAGAAACCCAAATAGCATCGAAAGGAGATGAAGTTACCATGAAATTGGATTTCAAAATTCGTCCTTCAGATAAATTATATAAAATTGTAAAAACAGAATTTTCTAAAAATTAATGATTGTAATTACCCTACAAAGAAACAAATGTATTGGTTGTAATTACTGTGTTGAAGTAGCACCTGCTCAATTTCAAATGTCTAAAAAAGACGGAAAATCAGTTTTACTACATGCTACTGAAAAAAAAGGTTTTTTTACCATAAAAACACACGATGATACTATTTTTGAAACTTCATTCGAAGCAAAAAAGGCTTGTCCTGTTAAAATAATTGAAGTAAAAAAATTATAATTTACTACTTTAAAAAGCACTCTCTTAGAGCGCTTTTTTTTATTTTTAACCAATGGAACTAAAACCGCCTTATCGAAAAATTATTCATGTTGATATGGACGCCTTTTATGCCTCGGTAGAGCAATTAGATAATCCTAAGTTAAGAAACAGACCTCTTGCTGTTGGTGGTAATGAAATACGTGGTGTAGTTTCTGCTGCTAGCTACGAAGCTCGTAAATTTGGTGTCAAATCGGCAATGAGTGGAGCATTGGCAAAACAAAAATGTCCACATTTAATTTTTGTTCCCCCTAGATTTCACCGTTACAAAGAAATATCCTCTAAAATCAGAGCTATATTTTATGATTATACCGATTTAGTTGAACCACTTTCTTTAGATGAAGCATACTTAGATGTTACCGAAAACAAAAAAAGTAATTTATCTGCTAGTATAATTGCACAAGAAATTCGCCAACGTATATGGGATGAATTAGAATTAAGAGCGTCCGCAGGAATATCAATAAATAAATTTGTTGCTAAAATTGCTTCTGACATTAATAAGCCTAATGGTCAGAAAACGATAAACCCTGACGAAGTAATACCTTTTTTAGAACAATTATCTGTAAATAAATTTTATGGTGTCGGAAAAGTTACTGCTGCTAAAATGCACAATTTAGGTATTTTTATAGGATTAGACTTAAAGAAAAAAACACTAAATGAACTCTCTCTTTTATTCGGTAAATCGGGTTTGCATTATTACAATATTGTAAGAGGGGTTCATAACAGCAAAGTAAAACCAAATCGTGTTAGAAAATCAATTGCAGCTGAAACTACTTTTAATGAAAATTTATCATCTGAAATTTTCATGTTAGAACGTCTTGATGGGATTGCCAATGAACTTGAGCAAAGAATGAAAAAATCTAATACAAAAGGAAAAACGATTACTTTAAAAATAAAGTATAGTGATTTTACACAACAAACCAGAAGCAAAACGATCAACCATTATATTCAAGAAAAAGAGGCGTTTTATCCAATTATAAAAGACCTCTTATTTCAGGAGTCATTAAAAAACTCCGTTAGACTTCTAGGTATATCTTTTAGCAATTTAGATACCGAAAAAAAAGAGCCAATTTGGGTACAATTAAAATTTAAATTTTAAATTATTGGTATTTTTAAAGATACTCTTGTTCCTTCTACATTACCGCTTTCACCAACTAAATCGGTATAAACTAATGAATAATTATTTTGATACTGCGTAGAAAAATTCTTTAATCTTTCTTTAGTTAAATCAATACCTATAGACTTTCTATTTAACGACTTATTGCTTTTAATTATAAAAGCTTGTTTACGTCCTATACCGTTATCTTCTATATTAATCTGAATAAATTCATCTGAAACTTTATTAACAGATAATTGAACTCTTTTTTCTCCTTTCTTTGAAGACAATCCATGCCAAATAGAATTCTCTAAAAAAGGTTGTAAAATTAACGGAGGCACTTTTATTGTCTCTGAACTCAAATTTTCATCTAAAATTTCTTTATAACTTATTTCATTTGAAAAACGAATATTTTCAATACTCATGTACAAGTTCATTGTTTTAAGTTCCTCTGCTAGAGTCACCTCCTTTACAGTAGTAGACTCTAATATGTTTCGGATTAGCTTAGAAAATTTATTCAAATAATGGACGGCATTTTTTTGTTCATTATTAATAATATATAATTTAATAGAATTCAACGCATTAAACACAAAATGTGGGTTCATCTGAATTCTTAAAGCTTCCTGTTCTAAAAGCAAGATTTGTTTCTCATTTTTTAATAAACGTTGCCTATAAACTGAATATAATAACACTCCAAATAAAGCAATTGAAATCAACGCAATGATTAAAATATTACGATTTCTTGTTAACTTTAATTTAGCTATTTCATTTTCTCTTGCTAAATTTTTTATTTTATTACTAATAACTTCAGTATCATATATACTAATAAGGCTATTTACATAACGAATATTCTTATTTGTAAATGCTTTTTTTTCTATTTCAATAGATTTTTTATAAAATGTTAAAGCTTTATTATAATCTTTCGTTTTTATATATAATTCAGACATATAACTATACGACTTACCCAAGCTTAATGAAATATTCTTTTCTAGCCCTATTTCGAGTGATTTTTCCAAATAATTTTGAGACTCCTCTAACTTATTCAATTTTAAAAAAACCAGTCCTAAAGTGTTATATGACTCAGATAAATAATAATTACCTTTTATTTTTTCTGCAATGTTAACTGCTTTTATAATGGATTTATAAGCCTCATTATAACTCCCTTTTTTTATTAAAATATCAGAAATATTGTTATGGCAAATTACTTTTCCTAATTCATCTTTATTTACGGTATTATACCTTAACGCTTTATGGTAACTACCTAAGGCTAAATCCAAATACCCAATATTTTTATAAGCAAACCCAATATTTTGATTATTTATAGCCAATCCTTTAACATGATTTAACTCTAATTGTATTGCAATTGCTTCATTAAACTTATTTAAAGCTCTTTCATATTGTTTTAAGCTTAAATAAATATTACCTAAACTATTAATCGAAATGATTTTACTGATTTTAAAAGAATCACTAGGGTTTTCTATTTTAGATATAACACTTAAAGCTGACTGGTGATAGTTTAATGCTGTTCTAATTTTATCTTGTCGCTGATAAACAATCCCTAATTGGTTTAATGTTACAACTTCTGCTTCTTTACTCTTTGTCTTAATTGAAAGCGCTAATGCAGCTCTGTAAAGATCTACAGCGGTGTCATATTCTTTAGATTTCCTTAATAATCTCCCTTGTAAATTTTTAGCAAAAACTTCCCCTAAATAATACTCATTCTTTTTACTATTAACTAATAGTAAATTTATTTGTTTATCTGTAAATTCAATTTTTTTAAAATACTTTTGAAGTTTATAATAATCAAGTTCTTTATTTTCTACTACATTTATAATTAAACTATCAACACTCTTTTGTGAAAAACAGGTGCTTGTAATTATACAAAAAACAATTGCTATTAAGAAAGTTTTCATTTTTTAAAATTTTTCTAAGAAATCTGATTTCCGTTGGCGCGAAACAGGTATTTTATGATTATCTTCTAAAACAACATAACCATCTGATTTTAAAAACTCTTTAATTTTATTTAAGTTAATAATAAATGAATTGTGAATTCTAAAAAAATGATCTTCGGGCAGTAATTGATTTATCTCCTTAAGTTTTTTTGTTACAACAATTTTTTTGTTATTAACAATGTGTATTGAACAATAATTACCATCAGACTCTACAAATAAAATTTCCGATTGTTCTAAAAAAACAAGTTTACCATCTGTATTTATAGTTATTTTCTTCCTATTAAACTTCTCGTTAAAATTTGATAGTATTTTTTCAAACTTCTCATTATTATTATTTTTAATATAATGATTTTTAACTCTATCAAGCGTTTCTTCTAAATCGTCAGAATCAATAGGTTTTAAAAGGTAGTCAATCGCTTCGCTTTTTAACGCCTTTATAGCGTATTCATTATAAGCTGTAGTAATAACCACAGCAAAATCTTTTTTTTCTAACTTTTCAAGCAACTGAAAACCATCCATTGTTGGCATCTCAATATCTAAAAAAAGACAATCAATAGAATTCTCATTAATGTACTTAATAGCCTCTTCAGCTACTGTAAATGTTTTTATGATTTCTAAATCATTATTAAAATTAGATAATTCCCAAGACAGACCCTGTATGGCTTTTGGTTCATCATCTACGATTACAGCTTTTAACATAAAGTTCGATTTATATCAAATATAACTGATATTAATTTAAAATTAAAATCTAAAAAACCCATTTCAAACACTATAGTAACCTTAAATTAACCTAAAAGAAGAAAACAAGAACCATTTATACATAATTCCATACTGTTTACACATAAGTAGCTCAATAAAATATATTTTAGATGCATATTTGCAGTATAATACACAAGGGGAATCATATTGATAAATTGGGGAATTATTCAATAATGATATTAAAAAAAGCATTACTTTTAGTAATGCTTTTTTATTTTATAATAAATTCAGAATACAAACTCTAGTTCTTTACAAAAAAAGACTTAACGTTAGGTGCTTAAACACTACAAATTGCTCCCCCTACAAACACCAATACACAATACTTAAAAACCACTTACTACCCTTTAATGTTTATTAATTTAAAGGCATAAAAAAAAGCTTAAACAATAAATTGTTTAAGCTTTTACTTTAATAAAAAATTTTATTAAGCTTCGAAAGGAGTAATAGAAACATATGATCTATTATTTCTTTTCTTTCTAAACTCAACTACACCATCAACTTTAGCATGTAAAGTATGATCTTTACCCATGTAAACATTTTCACCTGGGTTGTGAGTTGTTCCTCTTTGACGAACAATTATATTACCTGCAATTGCAGCTTGTCCTCCAAAAATCTTTACTCCTAGTCGTTTCGATTCTGATTCTCTACCATTCTTCGAACTACCGACACCTTTTTTATGAGCCATCTCTGTAAGTTTTTAAAGTTAAATTATTTGCTTAACGCTTCAATTAATTCAGCTTTCTTTAAAGAAGTATACCCAGTAACACCAGATTCTTTAGCTAAAGCTTTTAATTCAGCAACAGTCATAGAACTTAAATCCTTAGCTTCTGATTTTACCTCAGTCTTAGGAGCTACTTTTTTAGCTGCTGTTTTTTTAACACCTGATGCAGAAATACCTTCGATTTGAATCTCAGTTAAATACTGTCTGTGTCCATTTTTCTTTTTGTAACCTTTTCTTCTTTTCTTCTTGAAAACGATTACTTTATCACCTTTTAAGTGACGTAATACCTTTGCAGTTACTCCTGCACCTGTTATAGCTGGGGCGCCAATAGATACGTTTCCTTTGTCTTCAATTAGCATTACGTTATCAAAAATTACTTCTGATCCTTCTGCCTCTTGTAAACGGTGTACGTATACCTTTTGGTCTTTTGCTACTTTAAATTGCTGCCCTGCTATCTCTACGATTGCGTACATACTTTTTGTTTTGCGTTATACTTAAACACACCTTCTTCATGAAAATGCGGGTGCAAATATACGTTTGTTTAAACCAACAAACAACCTATAACTCAGAAAATTACTACTATTCAAGAAAAAAAATAAAAAATGTAACAAACTACTTAACTTCACGTCCTATACACCAATTATCAGTTAAAATTAAAAATTTATCAATGAAAAAAAGTATTACAACTCTTGCTACTGCTTTGTTTATTGGCTTTTCAGCGAATGCACAAAAAGTTGAGTTTGAAGAGTACGATTTAAACAACGGAATGCATGTAATTTTACATCAAGACAAATCTGCACCTGTAGTAACAACAGCAGTAATGTACCATGTTGGCGCGAAAGACGAGCAACCAGACAGAACAGGTATGGCTCACTTTTTTGAGCATTTATTATTTGAGGGTACAAAAAACATTAAAAAAGGAGAGTGGTTTAAAATTGTTTCTTCTAACGGAGGAAAAAACAATGCCAATACTACTGATGACAGAACGTATTATTACGAAGTATTCCCCTCAAACAACTTAGAATTAGGTTTATGGATGGAATCTGAACGTTTATTACATCCTGTAATTAACCAAGGAGGTGTTGATACGCAAAACGAAGTAGTTAAAGAGGAGAAAAGATTACGTGTAGATAATCAACCTTATGGTAGTTTTTTAGAAAATGTTAAAAAGAATATTTTCAAGAAACACCCTTATAAAGGAACGACTATCGGAAAAATGAAACATTTAGACGATGCTACCTTAGCAGAATTTTTAGCTTTCAATAAAAAATTCTATGTACCTAATAACGCAACTTTAGTTGTTGCTGGTGATATTGATATAGCTACCACAAAAAAAATGGTGCAAGATTATTTTGGATCAATTCCAAGAGGTGCAGATATTAAAAGAACAGTAATAAAAGAGGATCCTATTACTCAGCAAATAAATGCAAAAGCATATGATGCTAACATCCAAATTCCTGCTGTAATTAATGCATACAGAACTCCTTCTATGAAAACAAGAGAAGCAAGAGTTTTAGATATGATTTCAACTTATTTAAGTGATGGAAAAAGTTCTGTTTTATACAAAAAATTAGTAGATCAAAAGAAAATGGCCTTACAAGCTGGCGCTATTAACTTAAGCCAAGAAGATTACGGAACATATATTGTTTATGGTCTTCCCTTAGGAAAAACATCTTTAGCTGACTTAACAAAAGAAATTGATGAAGAAATAGTAAAACTTCAAACTAATTTAATTTCAGAAAAAGCATATCAGAAATTACAAAACAAGTTCGAAAACAATTTTGTAAACTCTAATTCGAGTGTAGAAGGAATTGCAAACTCTTTAGCTCGCTACAATGTATTGTATGGAGATACTAATTTAATAAATACTGAAATTAATATTTACCGCTCTATTACTCGTGAAGAGATTAAAACTGCTGCAAAAAAATTCTTAAATCCTAATCAACGATTAGTTTTAGAATATTTACCAAAAAAGAAATAAGTTAAAAGACATATAATATATTATGAAAACAAAAATAGTATCACTTATCGCAATTTTAGCAATGTCTTTTGCTACAACTGCACAAATAGATAGAAGCGTACAACCCAAACCAGGACCAGCGCCAAAAGTACAGTTAGGAAAAGTAGAGAAATTTACTTTACCGAACGGTTTACAGGTAATTATGGTTGAAAACCATAAATTACCTAGAGCATCTGCAAGTTTATCAATTGAAAATATACCAGTTATTGAAGGTAACAAAACAGGTCTTTCTGATATGATGGGAAGCTTACTGGGAAGAGGAACAGCTAATATTACAAAAGATGAATTTAATGAAAAAGTAGATTATCTTGGAGCAAATGTTAATTTTTATAGCTCTGGCGCTTCTGCAAGATCATTAAAAAAATACTTTCCAGAAGTATTAGGCTTAATGGCTGATGGGGTTAAAAATTCTCAATTCACTCAAGAAGAATTCGATAAAGAAGTAAAAGTTACATTAGATGGATTAAAATCTAACGAGAAAAGTGTAACAGCTATCGCTAGAAGAGTAGAAAGTGCTTTAATTTATGGTAAAGATCATCCTTTTGGAGAATTTACAACCAAAGCAACTGTTGGTAACATTACATTAACAGATGTGCAAAATAACTTTAACACTTATTACAAACCAAATAATGCCTATTTAGTAATTGTTGGAGATATTAATCCGTCAGAAACTAAAAAAATGGTGACTAAGTTATTTGGTGACTGGAAAAAAGGAAATGTTCCTGCACTTGCTTTTGCAAAACCAGAAAACGTAAGTACTACAGAGATTAACTTTATTAACATGTCAAATGCAGTTCAATCAGAAATTGTAGTTGCAAACAACATTGATTTAAAATTAGGCGATAAAGATTATTACGCAGCCATATTAGCAAACAGCATTTTAGGTGGCGGTGGTACTGCTCGTTTATTTATGAATTTACGTGAAGACAAAGGGTACACCTATGGCTCATACTCTAGTGTTAGACAAAATAAACATGCAGCAACTTTTAGAGCAACTGCAAGTGTTCGTAATGTAGTTACTGATAGTTCTGTAGTAGAAATACAAAAAGAAATCAATAAAATTCGTTACAAAAAAGCAACTGCTGAAGAATTAAAAAACGCAAAAGCAAAATATGTTGGAAGCTTTGTAATGGAGGTTCAAAAACCTGCAACAGCTGCACGTTACGCTTTAAATATTGCACGTTATAATTTGCCTACAAATTTTTATGAAAACTATTTAAAAAACATTAATGCTGTAACTCTAGACGATGTTCAAAACGCAGCAATTAAATATTTTAAAGCTGATAAAGCTCGTATCATAATTACTGGTAAAGGAATTGATGTATTAAAGAATTTAGAAAAAAATGCTGACTACGTAATTAATTATTTTGATAAGGAAGGAAATGCTACTTCTAAACCTGCAATGTCACTACCTATTCCTGAAGGGGTAACAGCCTCAACTGTAGTTGACAACTATTTTAATGCAATTGGAGGTAAAGATAAAATTGCTGCTGTAAAATCTATAAAGATAAGTTCAGAAGCTAAAGTTCAAGGAATGCAGTTAAACTTAGTTCAAAAAAGTGCTACTCCTAATAAATCTTCAATAATTATTTCTATGGGGGGTAATGTTATGCAAAAAATTATTTTTGATGGAACGAAGGGGTATCAAGAAGCTCGTGGACAAAAGAAAGAATTAGCCGGAAAAGAATTAGAAGCGGCAAAGAAAAACATTTCTCTTTTTTCTGATGAAGCTTATCGTAAAGGAACTTTAGATAGAATAGAGCCAATTAATGGTAAAAAAGCATACGTAATTAAGCTTGATAAAAAAGAAATTTTTTATGATATGAAATCGGGCTTAAAACTTAAAGAAGTTTCAACAGTAAAAGGACCACAAGGAGAAGTTAAAGACCCTGTAGAATTCTCTGATTACAAAGAAATAAACGGAGTTAAGTTTCCTTATTTAATGGTTAGGTCTATGGGACCTATGAAAATGAACTTTGAGGTAAAAGAAATAAAAATTAACGAAGGTGTTTCTGCTACTGATTTCCAGTAAATAGAAAAACTTTAGAATAATTACGAGAGTCAAAACTAAAGTTTTGGCTCTTTTTTATTTTACTTTATTTACCAACCAAACTCCTAATAGAATAATACCACCAGCAAACAGTTGAATAATACTTAATCTCTCTCCATCAATCAGCCCCCACATAACAGCTACAATAGGAATTAAATAAGTTACAGATGAAGCAAAAATAGGAGACGATAAGTGCACCATTTTATTAAACAATACTTTTGCTATTCCTGTACCAACAACAGATAAAACAGTAATATAACCCAAAGCTGTAGTGGTTTGATCGTTTACCTCAAACGTTGAGAAAAATCCTGAATACAACAAAACTAATGAGGCAGGGATAATTAACAATAAAAAGTTACCTGTTGTTATTGCTAACGCATCTAAGTCATATAGATACTTTTTAATAATATTTACATTAAAAGCATAACCTATTGATGAAAAAACAACTAAAAGAGCATACCAATAATTTTGGTTAGGGTTTAATTCTGCTCCTTTTAAAATTAAAATTAGCGTTCCAATCAACCCAACTAAAATCCCAATAAATTGTTTCTTTTTGAAAGTAAAACCAAAAATTAAAGCTCCCAAAATAAAAGTATTAAAAGGAGTTAACGAACTTAAAATAGCTGAGATAGAACTATCTATTCCGTTAATTGCAAAAGCAAACATAAAAGCTGGAAAAAAAGTTCCTAATAAGGCAGTATATAAGATATAAAGCCAATGTTTTTTTTGAATTTTTTTAAGACTCTTAAAACCTATCAATAATAAAAAGACCGCTGT
This genomic stretch from Tenacibaculum sp. Bg11-29 harbors:
- a CDS encoding peptidase U32 family protein, giving the protein MQKIELMAPAGNFESLQAALDNGCDSIYFGVEQLNMRARATVNFTLDDLDEIYHRCKEKNVRTYLTLNTIVYDHDLSIVKTLIKKAKQANITAVIAMDQAVISIARAEGVEVHISTQINITNIETAKFYAMFADTIVLSRELSLRQVKKITEQIEKEEIKGPSGRLLEVEIFGHGALCMAVSGKCYMSLHSHNSSANRGACKQNCRKKYTVIDQESGFEMELDNEYIMSPKDLCTINFLDQLANAGIKVLKIEGRGRAPEYVAKVIKCYRDAIDSLANGTYDKEKVISWMLELEKVYNRGFWNGYYLGQKLGEWSKEPGSHATQKKVYLGKGIHYFSKAEIGEFKIEAYDLTIGDTILITGPTTGAKEMELKSMFVNDKETQIASKGDEVTMKLDFKIRPSDKLYKIVKTEFSKN
- a CDS encoding ferredoxin, with the translated sequence MIVITLQRNKCIGCNYCVEVAPAQFQMSKKDGKSVLLHATEKKGFFTIKTHDDTIFETSFEAKKACPVKIIEVKKL
- a CDS encoding tetratricopeptide repeat protein; this translates as MKTFLIAIVFCIITSTCFSQKSVDSLIINVVENKELDYYKLQKYFKKIEFTDKQINLLLVNSKKNEYYLGEVFAKNLQGRLLRKSKEYDTAVDLYRAALALSIKTKSKEAEVVTLNQLGIVYQRQDKIRTALNYHQSALSVISKIENPSDSFKISKIISINSLGNIYLSLKQYERALNKFNEAIAIQLELNHVKGLAINNQNIGFAYKNIGYLDLALGSYHKALRYNTVNKDELGKVICHNNISDILIKKGSYNEAYKSIIKAVNIAEKIKGNYYLSESYNTLGLVFLKLNKLEESQNYLEKSLEIGLEKNISLSLGKSYSYMSELYIKTKDYNKALTFYKKSIEIEKKAFTNKNIRYVNSLISIYDTEVISNKIKNLARENEIAKLKLTRNRNILIIALISIALFGVLLYSVYRQRLLKNEKQILLLEQEALRIQMNPHFVFNALNSIKLYIINNEQKNAVHYLNKFSKLIRNILESTTVKEVTLAEELKTMNLYMSIENIRFSNEISYKEILDENLSSETIKVPPLILQPFLENSIWHGLSSKKGEKRVQLSVNKVSDEFIQINIEDNGIGRKQAFIIKSNKSLNRKSIGIDLTKERLKNFSTQYQNNYSLVYTDLVGESGNVEGTRVSLKIPII
- a CDS encoding LytTR family DNA-binding domain-containing protein, whose amino-acid sequence is MLKAVIVDDEPKAIQGLSWELSNFNNDLEIIKTFTVAEEAIKYINENSIDCLFLDIEMPTMDGFQLLEKLEKKDFAVVITTAYNEYAIKALKSEAIDYLLKPIDSDDLEETLDRVKNHYIKNNNNEKFEKILSNFNEKFNRKKITINTDGKLVFLEQSEILFVESDGNYCSIHIVNNKKIVVTKKLKEINQLLPEDHFFRIHNSFIINLNKIKEFLKSDGYVVLEDNHKIPVSRQRKSDFLEKF
- the rplU gene encoding 50S ribosomal protein L21; this encodes MYAIVEIAGQQFKVAKDQKVYVHRLQEAEGSEVIFDNVMLIEDKGNVSIGAPAITGAGVTAKVLRHLKGDKVIVFKKKRRKGYKKKNGHRQYLTEIQIEGISASGVKKTAAKKVAPKTEVKSEAKDLSSMTVAELKALAKESGVTGYTSLKKAELIEALSK
- the dinB gene encoding DNA polymerase IV; the protein is MELKPPYRKIIHVDMDAFYASVEQLDNPKLRNRPLAVGGNEIRGVVSAASYEARKFGVKSAMSGALAKQKCPHLIFVPPRFHRYKEISSKIRAIFYDYTDLVEPLSLDEAYLDVTENKKSNLSASIIAQEIRQRIWDELELRASAGISINKFVAKIASDINKPNGQKTINPDEVIPFLEQLSVNKFYGVGKVTAAKMHNLGIFIGLDLKKKTLNELSLLFGKSGLHYYNIVRGVHNSKVKPNRVRKSIAAETTFNENLSSEIFMLERLDGIANELEQRMKKSNTKGKTITLKIKYSDFTQQTRSKTINHYIQEKEAFYPIIKDLLFQESLKNSVRLLGISFSNLDTEKKEPIWVQLKFKF
- a CDS encoding DMT family transporter; protein product: MSSQQRKWLYLIILSLVWGSSFILIKKALVGLTPIQLGALRILITAVFLLLIGFKSLKKIQKKHWLYILYTALLGTFFPAFMFAFAINGIDSSISAILSSLTPFNTFILGALIFGFTFKKKQFIGILVGLIGTLILILKGAELNPNQNYWYALLVVFSSIGYAFNVNIIKKYLYDLDALAITTGNFLLLIIPASLVLLYSGFFSTFEVNDQTTTALGYITVLSVVGTGIAKVLFNKMVHLSSPIFASSVTYLIPIVAVMWGLIDGERLSIIQLFAGGIILLGVWLVNKVK
- the rpmA gene encoding 50S ribosomal protein L27 is translated as MAHKKGVGSSKNGRESESKRLGVKIFGGQAAIAGNIIVRQRGTTHNPGENVYMGKDHTLHAKVDGVVEFRKKRNNRSYVSITPFEA
- a CDS encoding pitrilysin family protein; translated protein: MKKSITTLATALFIGFSANAQKVEFEEYDLNNGMHVILHQDKSAPVVTTAVMYHVGAKDEQPDRTGMAHFFEHLLFEGTKNIKKGEWFKIVSSNGGKNNANTTDDRTYYYEVFPSNNLELGLWMESERLLHPVINQGGVDTQNEVVKEEKRLRVDNQPYGSFLENVKKNIFKKHPYKGTTIGKMKHLDDATLAEFLAFNKKFYVPNNATLVVAGDIDIATTKKMVQDYFGSIPRGADIKRTVIKEDPITQQINAKAYDANIQIPAVINAYRTPSMKTREARVLDMISTYLSDGKSSVLYKKLVDQKKMALQAGAINLSQEDYGTYIVYGLPLGKTSLADLTKEIDEEIVKLQTNLISEKAYQKLQNKFENNFVNSNSSVEGIANSLARYNVLYGDTNLINTEINIYRSITREEIKTAAKKFLNPNQRLVLEYLPKKK
- a CDS encoding pitrilysin family protein, with amino-acid sequence MKTKIVSLIAILAMSFATTAQIDRSVQPKPGPAPKVQLGKVEKFTLPNGLQVIMVENHKLPRASASLSIENIPVIEGNKTGLSDMMGSLLGRGTANITKDEFNEKVDYLGANVNFYSSGASARSLKKYFPEVLGLMADGVKNSQFTQEEFDKEVKVTLDGLKSNEKSVTAIARRVESALIYGKDHPFGEFTTKATVGNITLTDVQNNFNTYYKPNNAYLVIVGDINPSETKKMVTKLFGDWKKGNVPALAFAKPENVSTTEINFINMSNAVQSEIVVANNIDLKLGDKDYYAAILANSILGGGGTARLFMNLREDKGYTYGSYSSVRQNKHAATFRATASVRNVVTDSSVVEIQKEINKIRYKKATAEELKNAKAKYVGSFVMEVQKPATAARYALNIARYNLPTNFYENYLKNINAVTLDDVQNAAIKYFKADKARIIITGKGIDVLKNLEKNADYVINYFDKEGNATSKPAMSLPIPEGVTASTVVDNYFNAIGGKDKIAAVKSIKISSEAKVQGMQLNLVQKSATPNKSSIIISMGGNVMQKIIFDGTKGYQEARGQKKELAGKELEAAKKNISLFSDEAYRKGTLDRIEPINGKKAYVIKLDKKEIFYDMKSGLKLKEVSTVKGPQGEVKDPVEFSDYKEINGVKFPYLMVRSMGPMKMNFEVKEIKINEGVSATDFQ